The following proteins are encoded in a genomic region of Cellulomonas sp. ES6:
- a CDS encoding AI-2E family transporter, whose translation MTDHEDPAPVSTDSAAAPPATAATAATAVPADPRRPPRWLPRALVMAVAAVFAGILVWRAASMLGNVFTILVISWFLALAMEPMILWLGRRGVKRPLATGITMLGSLVVGIGVLALLGGLFVNQLVALVQSIPGYYADLRGFLDDRFEVTLPRTDELLTNAGDYVDDIAPGVIGVGTSIAGGLFTATAVLLVVYYMASAGPRFRASVCRYLAPDRQREVLRLWEVSQDKVAGFITSRIALAAISTAATWVFLAVLGIPYALPLATFTGLVSQFVPTVGTYIGGALPVLVALSVSPLRSLAVLAFIIAYQQVENLFLTPKVSQRSLALNPAVAFLSVIAFGAVFGPLGAFLSLPVVATVQAVASTYVRRHELVDSALLQDEQPGRTRAPEAELRPPVAPPSDPA comes from the coding sequence ATGACCGACCACGAGGACCCCGCACCGGTCTCGACGGACTCCGCCGCGGCACCCCCCGCCACGGCGGCCACAGCGGCCACGGCGGTCCCGGCGGACCCCCGCCGGCCGCCGCGGTGGCTGCCGCGCGCGCTGGTCATGGCGGTCGCCGCCGTGTTCGCCGGCATCCTCGTCTGGCGCGCCGCCTCGATGCTCGGCAACGTCTTCACGATCCTGGTGATCTCCTGGTTCCTCGCCCTGGCGATGGAGCCGATGATCCTGTGGCTCGGCCGGCGCGGCGTGAAGCGCCCGCTCGCCACCGGCATCACGATGCTCGGCTCCCTGGTGGTAGGGATCGGCGTGCTCGCGCTGCTGGGCGGCCTGTTCGTCAACCAGCTCGTCGCGCTCGTCCAGTCCATCCCCGGCTACTACGCCGACCTGCGCGGGTTCCTCGACGACCGGTTCGAGGTCACGCTGCCGCGCACCGACGAGCTGCTCACCAACGCCGGCGACTACGTGGACGACATCGCCCCGGGCGTCATCGGCGTCGGCACGTCCATCGCCGGCGGCCTGTTCACCGCCACCGCCGTGCTGCTCGTCGTGTACTACATGGCCAGCGCCGGCCCCCGGTTCCGCGCGTCCGTGTGCCGCTACCTGGCGCCCGACCGGCAGCGCGAGGTGCTGCGGCTCTGGGAGGTCTCGCAGGACAAGGTCGCCGGCTTCATCACCTCGCGGATCGCCCTCGCGGCCATCTCGACCGCCGCGACCTGGGTGTTCCTCGCCGTGCTCGGCATCCCGTACGCGCTGCCCCTGGCGACGTTCACCGGGCTCGTCTCGCAGTTCGTCCCGACGGTCGGCACGTACATCGGCGGCGCCCTGCCGGTGCTCGTGGCGCTGTCGGTGTCCCCGCTGCGGTCGCTCGCCGTGCTGGCGTTCATCATCGCCTACCAGCAGGTCGAGAACCTGTTCCTCACCCCGAAGGTCTCGCAGCGCTCGCTCGCGCTGAACCCCGCCGTGGCGTTCCTGTCGGTGATCGCGTTCGGGGCGGTCTTCGGGCCGCTCGGGGCGTTCCTGTCGCTGCCGGTGGTCGCGACCGTGCAGGCCGTCGCCTCGACGTACGTGCGTCGGCACGAGCTCGTGGACTCCGCGCTGCTCCAGGACGAGCAGCCCGGCCGCACCCGGGCCCCGGAGGCGGAGCTGCGGCCCCCGGTCGCGCCGCCCTCCGACCCGGCCTAG
- a CDS encoding bifunctional [glutamine synthetase] adenylyltransferase/[glutamine synthetase]-adenylyl-L-tyrosine phosphorylase, whose amino-acid sequence MSSTSVGRGSTLAGRLTRAGFADAARAERLLADAALVRLLGGDPDAGADDPARDADAGEAGARETSPSASSGPGAAPDGPVEPAALVPALAEAADPDQALLSLAKIAGAVLDDAARRERLRAVLTEDGAPRARLLAVLGASVALGDDLCAHPEHLDVVLDEEPGTGVPAAEVRAELLLAVGADPDADVPVADPGGPGGVDAMRRAYRARLQRIAATDLTSGEPLTRLPGVAAALADLAAAALEAALALARAELDDHGRSVRLAVIGMGKTGGRELNYVSDVDVVYVAEPVAGVDEAEALAAGTRLATALARACAGPSGEPELWPVDAALRPEGKDGPLVRTLDSHVSYYGRWAKTWEFQALLKARPLAGDRELGDAYVAALNPLVWQAVRRENFVEDSQAMRRRVERHVPAAEADRQIKLGVGGLRDVEFTVQLLQLVHGRSDPEIRSGNTLTALAALSAGGYVGREHAAQLAVCYRFLRAVEHRIQLHRLRRTHLMPTAEADLRRLARSVGMRTEGAAGLLERWRQVRRDVRHLHEALFYRPLLPATAQLSTEEAALAPEAARERLAAIGYRDPAGALRHIAALTEGVSRRAAIQRQLLPVMIGWFADGPDPDGGLLAFRRLSETLGGTHWYLKLLRDSGTAAERLARALSTSRYVADALGRSPESVVWLDEDAELEPRSHERLVAEADAILTRADEPVQAVGALRAMRRRELARTAVADVLGVVTGTRASRSLTVTAEVLLAGALRVAAWEERAARHLDADPTALLVVAMGRLGGREMGYTSDADVLFVHDPVPDADPQLAQAFATGVATRLRALLGAVGPEPALEVDADLRPEGRNGPLVRSFDAYAEYYARWSLVWESQALLRARPVAGDAALGERFVALVDPLRYPEGGLDPAGVREVRRIKARVESERLPRGVDPTRHLKLGRGGIADVEWTAQLLQLRHAHEHPALRTPSTLEALAAARDAGLLGEDDTAVLVEAWELASRLRDALVLWTGRTGGAHADVLPHDRRVMTGLAAVVGYPSGSAQELEDAWLRASRRARAVVEAVFYA is encoded by the coding sequence CGGGTCGCCTGACCCGCGCCGGGTTCGCGGACGCCGCGCGCGCGGAGCGGCTGCTCGCCGACGCCGCGCTCGTGCGGCTGCTGGGCGGCGACCCGGACGCCGGCGCGGACGACCCCGCGCGGGACGCGGACGCCGGGGAGGCCGGCGCGCGGGAGACGTCCCCGTCGGCGTCGTCCGGCCCGGGTGCCGCGCCCGACGGCCCGGTCGAGCCCGCCGCGCTGGTGCCGGCGCTCGCCGAGGCCGCGGACCCCGACCAGGCGCTGCTGTCGCTGGCGAAGATCGCGGGCGCCGTGCTCGACGACGCCGCGCGCCGCGAGCGGCTCCGTGCCGTGCTCACCGAGGACGGCGCGCCGCGAGCCCGCCTGCTCGCCGTGCTCGGCGCCTCGGTGGCGCTCGGGGACGACCTGTGCGCGCACCCCGAGCACCTGGACGTGGTGCTGGACGAGGAGCCCGGGACCGGCGTCCCGGCGGCCGAGGTGCGCGCGGAGCTGCTGCTCGCCGTCGGCGCGGACCCCGACGCGGACGTCCCGGTCGCGGACCCGGGCGGCCCCGGGGGCGTCGACGCGATGCGCCGGGCGTACCGGGCGCGGCTGCAGCGCATCGCCGCGACCGACCTGACGAGCGGGGAGCCGCTCACCCGGCTGCCGGGCGTCGCGGCCGCGCTCGCGGACCTGGCGGCGGCCGCGCTCGAGGCCGCCCTGGCGCTGGCGCGCGCCGAGCTCGACGACCACGGCCGGTCGGTCCGGCTCGCGGTGATCGGCATGGGCAAGACGGGCGGCCGGGAGCTCAACTACGTCAGCGACGTGGACGTCGTATACGTCGCGGAGCCCGTCGCGGGGGTCGACGAGGCCGAGGCCCTGGCCGCCGGCACCCGCCTGGCGACCGCGCTGGCGCGCGCGTGCGCCGGGCCGTCGGGGGAGCCGGAGCTGTGGCCGGTGGACGCGGCGCTGCGGCCGGAGGGCAAGGACGGGCCGCTGGTCCGCACGCTCGACTCCCACGTGTCCTACTACGGGCGCTGGGCGAAGACCTGGGAGTTCCAGGCGCTGCTCAAGGCGCGCCCCCTCGCGGGGGACCGGGAGCTGGGGGACGCCTACGTCGCGGCGCTGAACCCGCTGGTCTGGCAGGCGGTGCGGCGGGAGAACTTCGTCGAGGACTCGCAGGCCATGCGGCGGCGCGTCGAGCGGCACGTGCCCGCGGCGGAGGCGGACCGGCAGATCAAGCTCGGCGTCGGCGGCCTGCGGGACGTGGAGTTCACGGTGCAGCTGCTGCAGCTCGTCCACGGGCGGTCCGACCCGGAGATCCGCAGCGGCAACACGCTCACCGCCCTCGCCGCCCTGTCCGCCGGTGGCTACGTCGGCCGGGAGCACGCCGCGCAGCTCGCGGTCTGCTACCGGTTCCTGCGCGCGGTCGAGCACCGCATCCAGCTGCACCGGCTGCGGCGCACCCACCTGATGCCGACCGCGGAGGCGGACCTGCGCCGCCTCGCCCGGTCGGTGGGGATGCGCACGGAGGGGGCCGCGGGCCTGCTCGAGCGGTGGCGGCAGGTGCGCCGCGACGTGCGGCACCTGCACGAGGCGCTGTTCTACCGCCCGCTGCTGCCGGCCACCGCGCAGCTCTCGACGGAGGAGGCCGCGCTCGCCCCGGAGGCCGCGCGGGAGCGGCTCGCGGCGATCGGCTACCGCGACCCGGCGGGCGCCCTGCGGCACATCGCGGCGCTCACGGAGGGGGTGTCCCGGCGGGCGGCGATCCAGCGCCAGCTGCTGCCGGTGATGATCGGCTGGTTCGCCGACGGGCCGGACCCCGACGGCGGGCTGCTGGCGTTCCGCCGCCTCTCCGAGACGCTCGGCGGCACGCACTGGTACCTCAAGCTGCTGCGCGACTCCGGCACGGCCGCCGAGCGGCTCGCGCGGGCGCTCTCGACGTCGCGCTACGTGGCCGACGCGCTCGGCCGGTCGCCCGAGTCCGTCGTGTGGCTGGACGAGGACGCCGAGCTGGAGCCGCGCAGCCACGAGCGCCTCGTGGCGGAGGCGGACGCGATCCTCACCCGCGCGGACGAGCCGGTGCAGGCCGTCGGCGCGCTGCGGGCGATGCGGCGCCGCGAGCTGGCGCGCACCGCGGTCGCCGACGTGCTCGGCGTCGTGACGGGCACGCGCGCCTCGCGCAGCCTGACCGTCACGGCGGAGGTGCTGCTCGCCGGCGCGCTGCGGGTGGCGGCGTGGGAGGAGCGCGCCGCGCGGCACCTGGACGCGGACCCGACGGCGCTGCTGGTGGTCGCGATGGGGCGGCTCGGCGGGCGCGAGATGGGCTACACGTCCGACGCGGACGTGCTGTTCGTGCACGACCCCGTGCCGGACGCGGACCCGCAGCTCGCGCAGGCGTTCGCGACCGGGGTGGCGACGCGGCTGCGGGCGCTGCTCGGGGCGGTCGGCCCGGAGCCGGCGCTCGAGGTCGACGCGGACCTGCGGCCCGAGGGGCGCAACGGTCCGCTGGTGCGCTCGTTCGACGCCTACGCCGAGTACTACGCGCGCTGGTCGCTGGTCTGGGAGAGCCAGGCGCTGCTGCGCGCGCGGCCGGTGGCGGGCGACGCGGCGCTCGGGGAGCGCTTCGTGGCCCTCGTCGACCCGCTGCGGTACCCCGAGGGCGGGCTGGACCCGGCCGGCGTCCGCGAGGTGCGGCGCATCAAGGCCCGCGTCGAGTCCGAGCGGCTGCCGCGCGGCGTCGACCCCACGCGGCACCTCAAGCTCGGGCGGGGCGGCATCGCGGACGTCGAGTGGACGGCACAGCTGCTGCAGCTCCGCCACGCGCACGAGCACCCCGCCCTGCGCACGCCGTCGACGCTCGAGGCGCTGGCGGCCGCGCGCGACGCGGGGCTGCTCGGCGAGGACGACACCGCGGTGCTCGTCGAGGCGTGGGAGCTGGCGTCCCGGCTGCGGGACGCGCTGGTGCTGTGGACCGGGCGGACGGGCGGCGCGCACGCCGACGTGCTGCCGCACGACCGGCGCGTGATGACGGGGCTCGCGGCGGTGGTCGGCTACCCGTCGGGCTCCGCGCAGGAGCTGGAGGACGCGTGGCTGCGGGCGTCGCGCCGCGCCCGGGCGGTGGTCGAGGCCGTGTTCTACGCCTGA